The Candidatus Melainabacteria bacterium RIFOXYA2_FULL_32_9 genomic interval AAACAGCAATGGGTCAGAGGGATTCAATAAAAGTGTTTGGTAATGATTATAATACACCTGATGGAACGTGTATTCGAGATTACATTCATGTAAATGATTTAGCACAGGCACATAGATTGGCTTTAGGGAAATTGTTTCAAGGTTCAGAAAGTAATTTCTATAACCTTGGTATAGGAAAAGGCTATTCTGTGAATGAAATTATAGAAATTAGCGAGAAAGTATCAGGAAAGACCATAAATAAAGAGATTGTTGAAAGAAGAGAAGGAGATCCTCCAGAGCTTGTGGCCAGTAATGAAAAAGCCAGGCAAGAATTAGGCTGGAATCCTATTTTTACAGACATAAAAGATATTATAGAATCAGCATGGTATTGGGAGACAAATAGACGATACTAGTTCTTTTTGAGATATGATAATAGTGATTTTTGGGTAAAATAGAGTAGGAAAAATTTTTCAATGAAAAGAATATTAATAACAGGTGGAGCTGGATTTATAGGATCACATCTATGTGAAAGATTATTAGATGAAAACAATGAAGTTGTTTGTCTTGATAATTTTTTTACAGGTTCAAAAGAAAATATTAATCACTTAAGAGATAATAAGAGTTTTGAATTAATCAGACATGACATAATAAAGCCAATTTTGCTTGAAGTTAATGAGGTTTATAATCTGGCATGCCCTGCATCACCTGTTCATTATCAATATAATGCTATTAAAACCGTAAAAACCAACGTGCTTGGAACTATAAATATGTTAGGACTTGCAAAAAGAGTAAAAGCTCGATTCTTTCAGGCATCAACATCAGAAGTATACGGTGATCCCCTTGAACATCCACAAAAAGAGACTTACTGGGGGCATGTTAATCCTATAGGAATTAGAAGTTGTTATGATGAAGGAAAAAGAGTAGCAGAAACCTTGACCATGGATTACCATCGTCAAAATGGTGTAGATGTTAAAATTGTCAGGATATTTAATACTTATGGGCCAAGAATGGCTGAAAATGACGGTAGGGTTGTAAGCAACTTTGTCGTTCAGGCTTTGAAAAATGAAGATATTACTGTGTATGGGCATGGTAATCAGACAAGATCCTTCTGCTATGTTTCTGATTTAGTGGATGGATTCATTAGAATGATGAATTCTCCTAAGGAATTTATGGGTCCTGTTAATCTTGGCAATCCTGTAGAAACACCAATTATAGAATTTGCAAAAAGAATTATTGAACTTACAGACAGTAAATCCAAGATAATTCACATGCCATTACCGCAGGATGATCCTGTTAGAAGACGTCCAGATATCACACTTGCAAATAAAAAGCTAGACTGGGAGCC includes:
- a CDS encoding NAD-dependent dehydratase: MKRILITGGAGFIGSHLCERLLDENNEVVCLDNFFTGSKENINHLRDNKSFELIRHDIIKPILLEVNEVYNLACPASPVHYQYNAIKTVKTNVLGTINMLGLAKRVKARFFQASTSEVYGDPLEHPQKETYWGHVNPIGIRSCYDEGKRVAETLTMDYHRQNGVDVKIVRIFNTYGPRMAENDGRVVSNFVVQALKNEDITVYGHGNQTRSFCYVSDLVDGFIRMMNSPKEFMGPVNLGNPVETPIIEFAKRIIELTDSKSKIIHMPLPQDDPVRRRPDITLANKKLDWEPKVELQEGLIKTIEYFENKLRKDGRIK